Proteins encoded within one genomic window of Spirulina major PCC 6313:
- a CDS encoding low molecular weight protein-tyrosine-phosphatase, whose protein sequence is MTKPYRLLFVCLGNICRSPSAENIMQHLIAEAGLSDRILCDSAGTSSYHVGSSPDRRMRAAASQRGITLQGSARQFTTADFEAFDLILAMDEDNYRNILAMDRHDRYGDKVRLMCDYAEHFRDREVPDPYYGGPDGFNYVIDLLMDACQGLLTQIQQSAEFTA, encoded by the coding sequence ATGACAAAACCCTATCGATTGCTATTTGTTTGTTTAGGTAATATCTGCCGTTCCCCGTCGGCGGAGAATATCATGCAGCATTTGATTGCTGAAGCGGGCTTATCCGATCGCATTCTCTGTGATTCGGCGGGAACGTCGAGTTATCATGTGGGGTCGTCCCCCGATCGCCGGATGCGAGCCGCTGCCTCCCAACGCGGGATTACCCTCCAAGGCTCCGCTCGCCAGTTCACCACGGCAGATTTTGAAGCGTTCGATCTGATCTTGGCGATGGACGAAGACAATTACCGCAACATTCTGGCGATGGATCGCCACGATCGCTACGGGGACAAGGTGCGTTTAATGTGTGACTATGCGGAGCATTTTCGCGATCGCGAAGTGCCCGACCCCTACTATGGCGGCCCCGATGGGTTTAACTACGTGATTGACCTCTTGATGGATGCCTGTCAGGGGTTACTCACCCAGATTCAACAGTCCGCCGAATTTACCGCCTAG